The Polyangiaceae bacterium genome includes a region encoding these proteins:
- a CDS encoding BtpA/SgcQ family protein — protein sequence MTRSIGARARAGDKVLLGVIHLLPLPGSPRFESRGAVLGRALADAEALMSGGLDGFVVENFGDAPFFGDRVPAATIAEMAVLGERLRVAVGAEPLLGVNVLRNDARAALAIAAAIGADFIRVNVHTGVMLTDQGSIEGRAHETLRERAASGASVEILADVAVKHATPPAGFDLVQSAKDTAYRGLADGLIVTGSGTGEATSLERLERVRAAVPDRPLLVGSGAGAATIAALLRVADGAIVGTSLKREGRVAEPVELERVRALMRAAG from the coding sequence ATGACGCGTTCGATCGGCGCTCGGGCTCGCGCCGGCGACAAGGTCCTGCTCGGCGTGATCCACCTCTTGCCGCTGCCCGGCAGCCCGCGCTTCGAGAGCCGCGGGGCAGTGCTCGGGCGAGCCCTCGCCGACGCGGAGGCTCTGATGAGCGGCGGGCTCGACGGGTTCGTGGTCGAGAACTTCGGCGACGCCCCGTTCTTCGGCGATCGCGTCCCGGCGGCCACCATCGCCGAGATGGCCGTGCTCGGCGAACGGCTGCGCGTCGCGGTCGGCGCCGAACCGCTCCTCGGCGTGAACGTGCTGCGCAACGACGCCCGAGCTGCGCTGGCCATCGCCGCCGCCATCGGCGCCGACTTCATCCGCGTGAACGTGCACACGGGGGTCATGCTCACCGATCAAGGGAGCATCGAGGGGCGCGCGCACGAGACCCTGCGCGAGCGTGCGGCGAGCGGTGCGAGCGTGGAGATCCTGGCTGACGTCGCCGTCAAGCACGCGACGCCGCCGGCCGGGTTCGACCTGGTCCAGAGCGCGAAGGACACGGCGTACCGCGGGCTCGCCGACGGCCTGATCGTGACCGGCAGCGGCACGGGTGAGGCGACCAGCCTCGAGCGCCTCGAACGCGTTCGCGCGGCGGTGCCGGATCGGCCGCTGTTGGTCGGCAGTGGCGCTGGCGCCGCGACCATCGCCGCGCTGCTGCGCGTCGCCGACGGCGCCATCGTCGGTACGAGCCTCAAGCGCGAGGGCAGGGTGGCGGAGCCGGTGGAGCTCGAGCGAGTGCGGGCGCTGATGCGGGCGGCGGGATGA
- a CDS encoding GNAT family N-acetyltransferase yields the protein MTREPAPRVREANASDDDALAELLRQLGYSRTPSEVRERLAELAASAADVSLVAVIGSTPVGLASLHLIPLLQEARPIARITAFVVAEAARRRGVGRLLVAACEARARAWSADRLELTSSDHRREAHEFYVSLGFTRVAQRFVRRLDATGLRSSAPSSE from the coding sequence ATGACGCGAGAGCCGGCGCCGCGCGTGCGCGAGGCCAACGCGAGCGACGACGACGCGCTCGCCGAGCTGCTGCGGCAGCTCGGGTATTCGCGGACTCCGAGCGAGGTCCGGGAACGCCTGGCGGAGCTCGCGGCATCGGCGGCGGATGTCAGCTTGGTCGCCGTCATCGGGAGCACCCCGGTGGGCTTGGCCAGCCTGCACCTGATCCCGCTGCTTCAAGAGGCGCGACCCATCGCGCGAATCACCGCGTTCGTGGTGGCGGAGGCAGCGCGCCGCCGCGGTGTGGGCCGGCTCCTGGTCGCGGCCTGTGAGGCCCGCGCCCGAGCTTGGAGCGCCGATCGGCTCGAGCTCACCAGCAGCGACCACCGGCGCGAGGCCCACGAGTTCTACGTCTCCCTGGGCTTCACCCGGGTCGCGCAGCGCTTCGTGAGGCGACTCGACGCTACTGGGCTCCGAAGTTCTGCACCCAGTAGTGAGTGA
- a CDS encoding CAP domain-containing protein, which yields MVELVNQHRAAGATCGGNAMPPVGKLTMHSTLRATARAHAADMAQKGYFAHDNLEGKSPFDRMSEAGYQWSTAGENIAAGSPTPEGAMDQWMKSPGHCANIMKAEFEDIGVGYAAQDGSKFTHYWVQNFGAQ from the coding sequence ATCGTCGAGCTCGTGAACCAGCACCGCGCCGCGGGCGCGACCTGCGGTGGCAACGCGATGCCGCCCGTCGGAAAGCTGACCATGCACTCCACCTTGCGCGCGACGGCCCGTGCTCACGCCGCGGACATGGCGCAGAAGGGCTACTTCGCTCACGACAACCTGGAGGGCAAGTCTCCCTTCGATCGCATGAGCGAGGCCGGTTATCAGTGGAGCACGGCGGGCGAGAACATCGCGGCCGGTAGCCCGACGCCGGAGGGCGCCATGGACCAGTGGATGAAGAGCCCCGGCCACTGCGCGAACATCATGAAGGCCGAGTTCGAGGACATCGGCGTGGGCTACGCGGCGCAAGACGGCAGCAAGTTCACTCACTACTGGGTGCAGAACTTCGGAGCCCAGTAG
- the scpA gene encoding methylmalonyl-CoA mutase codes for MDPKRPADLELWQRLAKRELRDKDPASLTWHTPEGLDVKPLYTRRDVEGLDFTDTIPGDYPFVRGPKATMYAGRPWTIRQYAGFSTAEESNAFYRRGLAGGQKGLSVAFDLCTHRGYDSDHPRVVGDVGKAGVAIDTVEDMKILFDGIPLREMSVSMTMNGAVLPVLAMFVVAGEEQGTPEAELTGTIQNDILKEFMVRNTYIYPPAPSMRIVADVIEHTAKRMPKFNSISISGYHMQEAGATCDLELAFTLADGLEYVRAALGKGLDIDSFAPRLSFFFGIGMSFYMEVAKLRAARLLWATLMKRHFEPKKPDSMMLRTHCQTSGVSLTEQDPHNNVIRTTIEAMAAVLGGTQSLHTNSFDEAIALPSDFAARIARNTQLVIQHETGIPQVVDPWAGSYFMEHLTHALAQRASSLIEEVEALGGMTRAVEAGMPKLRIEDAAARRQARIDRGADVIVGVNEYRVENEEPIEVRVVDNTAVRTSQIARLEKVRSSRDGKAVDVALAALRQAAESGQGNLLGLSIVAARARASVGEISSALEAVWGRHQAETRSISGVYGSYYQSDPKWGALRERIEQFLKSEGRRPRILVAKMGQDGHDRGAKLIATAFADAGFDVDVGPLFQTPAEVARQAVENDVHAIGVSTQAAGHLTLVPELIAELRRAGAADVAVVCGGVIPAQDYPALEQAGVAAVFGPGTPVPISAAKVLDVIQSRRAR; via the coding sequence ATGGATCCCAAGCGCCCTGCCGACCTCGAGCTCTGGCAACGGCTCGCCAAGCGCGAGCTCCGCGACAAGGACCCGGCGAGCCTGACCTGGCACACGCCCGAAGGCCTCGACGTGAAGCCGCTCTATACCCGGAGGGACGTCGAAGGTCTGGATTTCACCGACACCATCCCCGGCGACTACCCCTTCGTCCGCGGCCCCAAGGCGACCATGTACGCCGGCCGTCCCTGGACCATCCGGCAGTACGCCGGCTTCTCCACCGCCGAAGAGTCGAACGCCTTCTATCGCCGTGGCCTGGCCGGCGGGCAGAAGGGCCTCAGCGTCGCCTTCGACCTCTGCACCCACCGTGGCTACGACAGCGATCACCCGCGGGTCGTCGGCGACGTCGGCAAGGCCGGCGTGGCCATCGACACCGTCGAGGACATGAAGATCCTGTTCGACGGCATTCCGCTCCGCGAGATGAGCGTGTCCATGACCATGAACGGCGCGGTCTTGCCCGTGCTCGCCATGTTCGTCGTGGCCGGCGAGGAACAGGGGACCCCCGAGGCCGAGCTCACCGGGACCATCCAGAACGACATCCTCAAGGAGTTCATGGTCCGCAACACGTACATCTACCCGCCGGCGCCTTCGATGCGCATCGTGGCCGACGTGATCGAGCACACGGCGAAGCGGATGCCGAAGTTCAACTCGATCTCGATCTCCGGGTATCACATGCAGGAGGCCGGCGCGACCTGCGATCTGGAGCTAGCGTTCACGCTCGCCGACGGCCTCGAGTACGTGCGCGCCGCGCTCGGCAAGGGACTCGACATCGACAGCTTCGCGCCGCGACTGTCCTTCTTCTTCGGCATCGGCATGAGCTTCTACATGGAAGTGGCCAAGCTGCGGGCGGCGCGCCTGCTCTGGGCCACGCTGATGAAGCGGCACTTCGAGCCCAAGAAGCCGGACTCGATGATGCTGCGCACGCACTGCCAGACCAGCGGCGTCAGCCTGACCGAGCAGGACCCGCACAACAACGTGATCCGCACCACCATCGAGGCCATGGCCGCCGTGCTCGGCGGCACCCAGAGCCTGCACACCAACTCGTTCGACGAGGCCATTGCGCTGCCCAGCGACTTCGCGGCGCGCATCGCGCGGAACACGCAGCTGGTGATCCAGCACGAGACCGGGATCCCGCAGGTGGTGGACCCGTGGGCGGGTAGCTACTTCATGGAGCACCTGACGCACGCCTTGGCGCAGAGAGCGTCGAGTCTGATCGAAGAGGTCGAAGCGCTCGGTGGCATGACCCGAGCCGTCGAGGCCGGGATGCCCAAGCTGCGCATCGAGGACGCTGCGGCGCGGCGCCAGGCGCGCATCGACCGTGGCGCCGACGTGATCGTCGGCGTGAACGAGTACCGCGTCGAGAACGAGGAGCCCATCGAGGTTCGGGTGGTGGACAACACGGCGGTGCGCACCTCGCAGATCGCCAGGCTCGAGAAGGTCCGCAGCAGTCGTGACGGCAAGGCAGTCGATGTCGCGCTCGCCGCGCTCCGCCAGGCCGCCGAGTCCGGGCAAGGGAACCTGCTCGGGCTCAGCATCGTCGCCGCTCGCGCGCGGGCCAGCGTCGGGGAGATCTCGTCGGCGCTGGAGGCCGTCTGGGGCCGCCATCAAGCCGAGACGCGCAGCATCTCCGGCGTGTACGGCAGCTACTACCAGAGCGACCCGAAGTGGGGGGCGTTGCGTGAGCGCATCGAGCAGTTCCTGAAGTCCGAAGGGCGCCGGCCACGCATCCTGGTCGCCAAGATGGGCCAGGACGGGCACGACCGCGGCGCGAAGCTGATCGCCACGGCGTTCGCGGACGCGGGCTTCGACGTGGACGTCGGCCCCCTGTTCCAGACGCCGGCGGAGGTCGCGCGCCAGGCGGTGGAGAACGACGTACACGCCATCGGCGTCTCGACCCAGGCCGCAGGGCACCTGACGCTGGTGCCGGAGCTGATCGCCGAGCTCCGTCGCGCCGGCGCCGCAGACGTCGCCGTGGTGTGCGGCGGCGTGATCCCCGCGCAGGACTACCCGGCGCTCGAGCAGGCGGGTGTGGCCGCGGTGTTCGGCCCGGGCACGCCGGTGCCCATCTCGGCTGCCAAGGTGCTCGACGTGATCCAGTCGCGCAGAGCTCGGTGA
- the meaB gene encoding methylmalonyl Co-A mutase-associated GTPase MeaB produces the protein MTPGELEELAKGVLGRERRALAKAITLVESTRADHQEAAQRLLERLLPSTGNAARVGVSGVPGAGKSTFIEALGLYLIQAGRRVAVLAVDPSSAVSGGSILGDKTRMPGLAARDEAFIRPSPAAGALGGVARHTREALLVCEAAGFDVVLVETVGVGQSEHLVSSMVDSFLLLALAGAGDELQGIKRGILELVDVIAINKADGEGLARAERTAAEYKSALRLLRGDDAPWVPRVTTLSALEARGVDGVWSLLEEHRRFLEQTGRLAERRRAQQKTWLSSLVRETLEAELWESPVVQQAAPEIEALVGSGAITPTEGARRLLAVFRSR, from the coding sequence GTGACTCCCGGGGAGCTCGAGGAGCTGGCGAAAGGCGTGCTCGGGCGCGAGCGCCGCGCGCTGGCGAAGGCGATCACCCTGGTCGAGTCCACCCGCGCCGACCACCAGGAGGCGGCGCAGCGGCTGCTCGAGCGCCTGCTGCCATCCACCGGCAACGCCGCTCGGGTCGGCGTCAGCGGCGTGCCTGGTGCCGGCAAGAGCACCTTCATCGAAGCGCTGGGCCTCTACCTGATCCAGGCGGGGCGCCGCGTCGCCGTGCTGGCGGTCGATCCGTCGAGCGCGGTGTCCGGCGGGAGCATCCTGGGGGACAAGACCCGGATGCCTGGGCTCGCGGCTCGCGACGAGGCGTTCATCCGGCCGAGCCCGGCGGCCGGCGCTCTGGGCGGCGTGGCCCGGCATACGCGCGAGGCGCTCCTGGTGTGCGAGGCCGCCGGCTTCGACGTGGTGCTGGTGGAGACGGTGGGGGTGGGCCAGAGCGAGCACCTGGTGTCCAGCATGGTGGACTCGTTCCTGCTCTTGGCGCTGGCCGGCGCTGGCGACGAGCTTCAGGGCATCAAACGCGGAATCCTGGAGCTGGTGGACGTGATCGCCATCAACAAGGCCGACGGCGAGGGCCTTGCCCGCGCGGAGCGTACTGCCGCCGAGTACAAGAGCGCGCTCCGCCTGCTCCGCGGCGACGATGCGCCCTGGGTGCCACGGGTCACCACGCTGAGCGCCCTGGAAGCGCGCGGCGTGGACGGGGTGTGGTCGCTCTTGGAAGAGCACCGGCGCTTCCTCGAGCAGACCGGACGGCTCGCCGAGCGGCGGCGGGCGCAACAGAAGACCTGGCTCTCGAGCTTGGTGCGCGAGACGCTCGAGGCCGAGCTCTGGGAGAGCCCGGTCGTGCAGCAGGCGGCCCCCGAGATCGAAGCGCTGGTCGGCAGCGGGGCCATCACGCCGACGGAGGGTGCGCGCCGGCTCTTGGCCGTGTTCCGCTCGCGCTGA
- a CDS encoding universal stress protein yields the protein MRAGSWPCSARAEGEGTLLLFAYDGSLNGDWVAHYAVRFAAASASKRLRLVHVHEGDPVVAPRLARIEGECRVAGVSLEVELVPRQGQSVAELILARAPSAKSGMIIAGTRQRPRNLAYLARTVSAELLARASCGVVALRVVHPGTLGHPERVLLPLSGHPRGAAGAIPLLDHLDPGLVHLHVLFVREVSRLRYRALDARSAERLLGEGRRFVHAVESELRAGLQARRFALDSSVVVSDDVPKEILVHASKHRARLICLGASERSLPHRLVYGNPIEQVLRDAPCDVAVYRSGR from the coding sequence GTGCGCGCCGGCTCTTGGCCGTGTTCCGCTCGCGCTGAAGGGGAGGGGACCCTGCTGCTCTTCGCCTACGACGGCAGCCTGAACGGCGACTGGGTGGCGCACTACGCGGTGCGCTTCGCCGCGGCGTCTGCAAGCAAGCGCCTGCGCCTGGTCCACGTCCACGAGGGAGACCCCGTCGTCGCGCCCCGCCTCGCGCGCATCGAGGGGGAGTGCCGCGTGGCTGGGGTGAGCCTCGAGGTCGAGCTCGTGCCTCGGCAGGGACAGTCGGTGGCCGAGCTGATCCTCGCCCGCGCCCCCAGCGCAAAGTCGGGCATGATCATCGCGGGGACGCGCCAGCGCCCGCGCAACCTGGCCTACCTCGCCCGCACGGTCAGCGCAGAGCTGCTCGCCCGCGCCTCGTGTGGCGTGGTGGCGCTCCGAGTCGTCCACCCCGGGACGTTGGGGCACCCGGAGCGCGTGTTGCTCCCGCTCTCCGGGCATCCGCGCGGCGCGGCGGGAGCCATCCCGCTCCTCGACCATCTCGACCCGGGCCTCGTCCACCTGCACGTGCTCTTCGTGCGCGAGGTCTCCCGCCTGCGCTATCGTGCCCTCGACGCCCGCTCCGCGGAGCGGCTCCTCGGCGAGGGACGGCGCTTCGTGCACGCCGTCGAGAGCGAGCTCCGCGCCGGCCTCCAGGCGCGTCGCTTCGCCCTCGATTCGAGCGTGGTCGTCTCCGACGACGTCCCGAAGGAGATCCTCGTCCACGCCAGCAAGCATCGGGCTCGCTTGATTTGCCTCGGCGCCTCCGAACGCTCGCTTCCCCATCGGCTCGTCTACGGCAACCCCATCGAGCAGGTGCTGCGCGACGCTCCCTGCGACGTCGCCGTGTATCGGAGCGGCCGGTGA
- a CDS encoding cation-transporting P-type ATPase — protein sequence MKARQIHNLEVDEVFALLSSSRSGLDPSTAERRLGELGRNVLSAAPGLPWLRSLGKQLVNPFALLLDVSALLCFVADQMQPGEGMAVLGWALVGVALLNALFSFAQELRAERAMQALSELLPQEISVRRGGSELRVPIADLVLGDLVLLSEGDRIPADARVVASRGLLVNNAPLTGESRHQTLSHEPAAGGRLVDAPNVAFAGCSVLRGSAEAVVFATGRRTEFGKIAALSVEVRRPPTPLETEVGRTVRVVTAIAVVMGLGFFAYGVASGRPLWTNIVFMLGIIVANVPEGLLPTLTLALAMGGLRLAKRKVLVKSLNAVEALGAVEVICTDKTGTLTKNELTVVGVVDAASGEALEGESARGVLEAAVGASEIHQQKGVLTGDPLDVAAARALELSGGAPLELATEVVRHLPFDVARRRAASVVVLGAEQRFVIKGAWEVVRPHLAQVHRASGNVAADSASLDECDATVHRLASRGLRVIAVAARSLGPGEVGHTEVDLEARLTLLGFLCLEDPLRAEVPDAVARCRGAGVKVILITGDHPDTARAIAERAGILPARSPADAVVTGEALEKLREDELMRLLGAEVRVFARTTPEQKLKIVSALKRLGLLVAMTGDGVNDAPALRAADVGIAMGLAGTDVAREAAQIVLLDDNFASIVAGIEEGRAVFANVQKFTSYVLASNVPEIVPFLAYVALPVPLGLTVIQILTIDLGTDLIPAVGLGREPPDGEAMKRPPRGARGRLLSRSLLLRSYLFLGVIQALWAMAMFFTVLLAGGWRFGSIPDASDPLYRGATGITLVSVIFVQIANLVGRRYERRSGLDRGLLANPFFVVGVGVELAFAWAVLYFPPLCRAIGTGPVASGFVALAALGFPLFFAIDTLSKRLRARA from the coding sequence GTGAAAGCGCGGCAGATCCACAACCTGGAAGTCGACGAGGTGTTCGCGCTCTTGTCGAGCTCGCGCTCGGGGCTCGACCCGTCCACGGCCGAGCGGCGCCTCGGCGAGCTCGGTCGCAACGTGCTCAGCGCGGCGCCCGGCCTGCCTTGGCTCCGGAGTCTCGGCAAGCAGCTCGTCAACCCGTTCGCCCTGCTGCTCGACGTGTCGGCGCTGCTCTGCTTCGTCGCCGACCAGATGCAGCCCGGTGAGGGCATGGCGGTGCTCGGCTGGGCGCTGGTCGGCGTGGCGCTCCTGAACGCGCTCTTCAGCTTCGCCCAAGAGCTGCGCGCCGAGCGCGCGATGCAGGCGCTCTCCGAGCTCCTGCCCCAGGAGATCAGCGTGCGACGCGGCGGCAGCGAGCTTCGGGTGCCCATCGCGGACCTGGTGCTCGGGGATCTCGTCTTGCTCTCCGAAGGCGACCGTATCCCTGCGGACGCGCGTGTCGTCGCTTCGCGCGGGCTCCTGGTGAACAACGCGCCGCTCACCGGCGAGTCTCGCCACCAGACCCTCTCCCACGAGCCGGCCGCCGGCGGCAGGCTCGTGGACGCGCCGAACGTCGCGTTCGCGGGCTGCTCGGTGCTTCGCGGATCCGCCGAGGCCGTCGTCTTCGCGACTGGGCGGCGCACCGAGTTCGGCAAAATCGCTGCGCTCAGCGTCGAGGTGCGCCGCCCGCCCACGCCGCTCGAGACCGAAGTCGGTCGCACCGTCCGCGTCGTGACGGCGATCGCGGTGGTGATGGGTCTCGGGTTCTTTGCCTACGGCGTGGCCTCCGGGCGCCCGCTCTGGACGAACATCGTGTTCATGCTGGGCATCATCGTCGCCAACGTCCCCGAAGGGCTCTTGCCGACGCTGACCCTGGCCCTGGCCATGGGCGGGCTCCGACTCGCGAAGCGGAAGGTGCTGGTCAAGAGCCTGAACGCCGTCGAGGCGCTCGGCGCGGTGGAGGTGATCTGCACGGACAAGACCGGCACCTTGACCAAGAACGAGCTGACCGTGGTCGGGGTCGTCGACGCCGCGAGCGGGGAAGCCCTCGAAGGTGAATCGGCCCGTGGGGTGCTCGAAGCTGCCGTCGGGGCGTCGGAGATTCACCAGCAGAAGGGCGTCTTGACCGGCGATCCGCTCGACGTGGCCGCGGCGCGTGCGCTGGAGCTCTCCGGCGGCGCGCCGCTCGAGTTGGCCACGGAAGTCGTGCGCCATCTTCCTTTCGACGTGGCTCGCCGCCGGGCGGCCAGCGTGGTGGTGCTCGGGGCCGAGCAGCGCTTCGTCATCAAGGGCGCGTGGGAGGTAGTGCGGCCCCACCTGGCCCAGGTCCATCGTGCTTCGGGCAACGTCGCAGCCGACAGCGCGAGCCTCGACGAGTGCGACGCGACGGTGCACCGCCTGGCCTCGCGGGGTCTCCGCGTGATCGCCGTCGCCGCGCGATCGCTCGGGCCCGGGGAGGTCGGGCACACGGAGGTCGACCTCGAGGCCCGGCTCACGCTGCTCGGGTTCCTGTGCCTGGAAGACCCGCTGCGTGCAGAGGTGCCCGACGCGGTGGCGCGCTGTCGTGGCGCTGGTGTGAAAGTGATCTTGATCACCGGCGATCACCCTGACACGGCGCGGGCCATCGCCGAGCGCGCGGGGATCTTGCCGGCGCGGTCGCCCGCGGACGCGGTGGTGACCGGCGAGGCCCTGGAGAAGCTGCGCGAGGACGAGCTGATGCGGCTCCTGGGCGCCGAGGTGCGGGTGTTCGCCCGCACCACCCCGGAACAGAAGCTCAAGATCGTCAGCGCGCTCAAGCGCTTGGGGCTGCTCGTAGCGATGACGGGCGACGGCGTGAACGACGCGCCGGCGTTGCGCGCGGCGGACGTGGGCATCGCGATGGGCCTGGCAGGGACCGATGTCGCGCGCGAGGCCGCGCAGATCGTGCTGCTCGACGACAACTTCGCCAGCATCGTGGCGGGGATCGAGGAAGGGCGCGCCGTCTTCGCCAACGTGCAGAAGTTCACGAGCTACGTGTTGGCCAGCAACGTGCCGGAGATCGTCCCGTTCCTGGCCTACGTGGCGTTGCCGGTGCCGCTTGGTCTGACGGTGATCCAGATCTTGACCATCGACCTGGGCACGGATCTGATCCCCGCCGTGGGCCTCGGCCGGGAGCCACCCGACGGCGAGGCGATGAAACGCCCGCCGCGCGGCGCCCGGGGGCGCCTGCTCAGCCGCTCCCTCCTCCTCCGGAGCTACCTGTTCCTGGGCGTGATTCAGGCGCTCTGGGCGATGGCCATGTTCTTCACCGTGCTCCTCGCCGGTGGCTGGCGCTTCGGCAGCATCCCCGACGCGAGCGATCCGCTCTACCGGGGGGCGACGGGGATCACCTTGGTGAGCGTGATCTTCGTGCAGATCGCCAACCTGGTGGGCCGGCGCTACGAGCGGCGCTCGGGGCTGGATCGAGGACTCCTCGCCAACCCGTTCTTCGTGGTCGGCGTCGGCGTCGAGCTCGCGTTCGCCTGGGCGGTGCTGTACTTTCCGCCGCTCTGCCGCGCCATCGGCACCGGCCCGGTGGCCTCGGGATTCGTCGCCCTCGCCGCCCTCGGATTTCCGCTGTTCTTTGCGATCGACACACTGAGCAAGCGCCTGCGCGCGCGGGCGTGA
- a CDS encoding VOC family protein: protein MSSRPFRVLGVQQIAIGARDKSALRKLWLDTLGLPLVAEKRMERENVDEDITAAGAGAFRVEIDLMQPIDPEKKPAVHEVPLNHIGLWIDDLPRAVEWLTAQGVRFAPGGIRAGASGHDICFIHPKGNAEHPIGGEGVLIELVQAPPEVIAAFEAAGG, encoded by the coding sequence ATGAGCTCACGACCGTTTCGAGTGCTGGGGGTCCAGCAGATCGCCATCGGCGCCCGGGACAAGAGCGCGCTCCGCAAGCTCTGGCTCGACACGCTCGGGCTGCCGCTGGTCGCCGAGAAGCGCATGGAGCGCGAGAACGTGGATGAGGACATCACCGCCGCGGGCGCTGGCGCCTTCCGCGTGGAGATCGACCTGATGCAGCCCATCGACCCGGAGAAGAAGCCGGCCGTGCACGAGGTCCCGCTCAACCACATCGGGCTCTGGATCGACGACCTGCCCCGTGCGGTCGAGTGGCTCACGGCACAGGGCGTGCGCTTCGCGCCCGGCGGCATCCGCGCCGGCGCCTCGGGTCACGACATCTGCTTCATCCACCCGAAGGGCAACGCGGAGCACCCCATCGGCGGCGAAGGGGTGCTGATCGAGCTGGTGCAGGCGCCGCCAGAAGTGATCGCCGCTTTCGAGGCCGCAGGCGGCTGA